ACACGACTTCGAACGGCAGCCATTCGCACCACGCGAAGCGGTCGTCGGCCGCGTAGACGACCTTGATCCGCGCGCCCGGCGGCGCGACATCGAGTGCGGTGCGCAGCGCGTCGAGCGCGGTGTCACTGCCATCGATCGCGACCAGCACGCGGCTCGCAGCCGGGGCATCGCTCGCGCCGCCGGACGCCGGGGGCAAGTACAGAACCGGACGACCGATCAACGCGACCAGTTCCTCGGGATCGATGCGGCTATCCCAGTGATGTTCGCGCGGATGCGCGGCCACCACGACCAGATCCGCGTTCCATTGCGCCGCCGTGTGAGCGAGCGCTTCGGCCGCGCCCTGATGCAACGCGGTCAGATCGACGATCTCGGCGTCGGTCGCCGCGACGACACCGTGCAACGCAATCACCGCATCGCGCAGTGCGACCTGCGCGCCGTGCAGCATCGCGCGATGCGCCTCGCACCAGTCGGGAAAGCTGAGCATCAACGTCGGATAAAGCGCGGCGGGATTGCAGACGATATTGACGAGACGAAAGCGCGCATCCGCGGCGGCGAACTGCTGGGCCACGCGCGTCCCCGACGGCAATCCGGTGCCGCCCGCGGATGCGATCATCACGCGGCGGAAGGTGTTGGGCTCAGTCGGAGTGGTCATCAGCTTTCCTCGGATCGTCGCACCGCGCGGCGGCCAGCGACGGCGGGCACTCAACGGTTCGCTTACATGATGAACGCCGACGCGAAGGGCGGCTTGATCTGTATCAAGCGTCAATGAACGGCGAGCACGGCCGCGCCGGTCAGGTTGCCGCTGCGCAGATCGTCGAGCGCACGGTTCGCGTCGCGCAACGCATAGGTGGTCGTCTCGATCGCGAGCCGGATCTCGGCGGCGCTGCGCATGAATGCAAGCCCATCCTCGCGGGTCAGATTCGCCACCGACACTACGCGCCGCTCGCCCCACAGAAACGCGTACGGGAACGCGGGTATGTCGCTCATATGGATGCCGCCGCACACCACCACACCGCCTTTCACGACCGCCTGCAACGCCCGCGGCACGAGTGCGCCGACCGGCGCGAACAGCAGCGCCGCGTCGAGTTCGGCGGGCGGCGTCTCGTCACTGCCGCCGGCCCACGCCGCGCCGAGGCGCAGCGCGAGTTGCTGGGCCGCGCGATCGCCCGGACGCGTGAACGCATAGACGGAGCGCTGCTGATGACGCGCGATCTGCGCGACCAGATGCGCGGCCGCGCCGAAACCGTAGATGCCGATCCGTTCGGCGTCGCCTGCCATGCTCAGCGTGCGATAGCCGATCAAACCCGCGCACAGCAGCGGCGCGGCCTCGATATCGCTGTAGTGCGACGGCAGATGGAAGCAGTAGCGGCTATCAGCGACCGTGCGCTCGGCGTAGCCGCCGTCGATCGTGTAGCCGGTGAAGCCAGCGTCGTCGCAAAGATTTTCGCGGGCGGACAGGCAGTAGCGGCAGTGGCCGCACGTGCGGCCGACCCACGGTACGCCGACGCGCTCGCCCACCGCGAAGCCGGTCACGCCCGCGCCCAATTCAGCCACCACGCCGACGATTTCATGGCCTGGAATGACCGGCCGCTTCGGATGCTCCAGCTCGCGGTCGACCAGATGCAGGTCCGTGCGGCACACGCCGCAAGCATGCACGTCGATCAGAATCTCGCCGGCACCGGGTCGCGGATCCGGCACTTCCCGCTCGGTCAGTGTCGCCGAGGTGCCGTCGAACACCATCGCTCGCATCGTGTTCTCCTTGAGACACGCCGTGGGCAGTTTGATCGAGGTCAACAAGTAGCGCTTCCCCGGCCTTACACTGATCTTATTCCTGATACGGGGCACGTGCCGTATAAGACCGGATCAGTCGTGTATGTTGCGGAGACTTGTCATGCGTTTGACCGTTCATCTCGACACGTTCGA
This is a stretch of genomic DNA from Paraburkholderia sp. HP33-1. It encodes these proteins:
- a CDS encoding universal stress protein: MTTPTEPNTFRRVMIASAGGTGLPSGTRVAQQFAAADARFRLVNIVCNPAALYPTLMLSFPDWCEAHRAMLHGAQVALRDAVIALHGVVAATDAEIVDLTALHQGAAEALAHTAAQWNADLVVVAAHPREHHWDSRIDPEELVALIGRPVLYLPPASGGASDAPAASRVLVAIDGSDTALDALRTALDVAPPGARIKVVYAADDRFAWCEWLPFEVVSQHRIDVLRRGVAMLEQGGRAAETALLELDDESGDASSAILGEAQRWHADLIVMGSHGMRGAPHPLPGHVTSRTLRDAACPVLVCARSASSLRAVATPRIGLSEPHPGSAGGLFYQ
- a CDS encoding zinc-dependent alcohol dehydrogenase family protein, whose translation is MRAMVFDGTSATLTEREVPDPRPGAGEILIDVHACGVCRTDLHLVDRELEHPKRPVIPGHEIVGVVAELGAGVTGFAVGERVGVPWVGRTCGHCRYCLSARENLCDDAGFTGYTIDGGYAERTVADSRYCFHLPSHYSDIEAAPLLCAGLIGYRTLSMAGDAERIGIYGFGAAAHLVAQIARHQQRSVYAFTRPGDRAAQQLALRLGAAWAGGSDETPPAELDAALLFAPVGALVPRALQAVVKGGVVVCGGIHMSDIPAFPYAFLWGERRVVSVANLTREDGLAFMRSAAEIRLAIETTTYALRDANRALDDLRSGNLTGAAVLAVH